A region from the Eptesicus fuscus isolate TK198812 chromosome 1, DD_ASM_mEF_20220401, whole genome shotgun sequence genome encodes:
- the ELF4 gene encoding ETS-related transcription factor Elf-4: MAITLQPSDLIFEFASNGMDDIHQLEDPSVFPAVIVEQVPYPELLHLYSGLELEDGHNGIITDRTLCMTQDQILEGSFMLADENEATSQTMPTTEVLLNVESPNNILDEKQIFSTSEMLPDSDPAPATTLPNYLFPVSEPNALNSAGNTGDQEGHSLEEQVSKEESAKKTGKSKKRIRKTKGNRSTSPVTDPSIPIRKKSKDGKGNTIYLWEFLLALLQDRNTCPKYIKWTQREKGIFKLVDSKAVSKLWGKQKNKPDMNYETMGRALRYYYQRGILAKVEGQRLVYQFKEMPKDLVVIEDEDEKSEVAEPSPKASTSASTTRRASSRVSSRAAPQGKGSPPWEKPKVQHVGLQSSASLELGLSPDEEIPTTSTVLVSPPEGQAKLTKAVSASSVPGNIHLGVAPVGSASALTLQTIPLTTVLTNGPPVSTTASTQLVLQSVPPASTFKDTFTLQASFPLNASFQESQVAAPGTPLILSGLPQLLAGANRSTNPTAASVAGAGVAGPSSQPPGTVIAAFIRTSSATSAPGVKDGSLRPNSYVQGMVTGAPMEGLLVPEETLRELLRDQAHLQPLPTHVVSRGSHNLSLLGNQTFSPPSRPTVGLTPVAELELSSGSGSLFMAEPSVTTSGTLLTRSPTPAPFPFNPTSLIKMEPHNI; this comes from the exons ATGGCTATAACCCTGCAGCCCAGTGACCTGATCTTCGAGTTTGCAAGCAACGGGATGGATGATATACACCAG CTGGAAGACCCCTCAGTATTCCCCGCTGTGATCGTGGAGCAGGTACCCTACCCCGAATTACTGCATCTGTATTCAGGACTGGAGCTAGAAGATGGTCACAACGGCATCATAACGGACAGGACCTTGTGCATGACACAGGATCAGATCCTGGAGGGCAGTTTCATGCTGGCAG ATGAAAATGAAGCAACCTCACAAACCATGCCAACCACTGAAGTCTTGCTCAATGTTGAGTCTCCCAACAACATCCTGGATGAGAAGCAGATCT TCAGCACCTCCGAAATGCTTCCGGACTCAGACCCTGCTCCAGCCACCACTCTGCCCAACTACCTGTTTCCTGTCTCTGAGCCCAATGCCCTGAACAGCGCTGGTAACACTGGTGACCAGGAGGGGCATTCCCTGGAGGAGCAGGTCTCCAAAGAGGAAAGTGCCAAGAAGACTGGGAAATCAAAGAAgagaa tCCGGAAGACAAAGGGCAACCGCAGTACCTCACCTGTCACTGACCCCAGCATACCCATTCGGAAGAAATCTAAGGATGGCAAAG GCAACACCATCTATTTGTGGGAGTTCCTCCTGGCACTTCTGCAAGACAGGAACACCTGCCCCAAGTACATCAAGTGGACCCAGCGAGAGAAAGGCATCTTCAAGCTGGTGGACTCCAAAGCTGTGTCAAAGCTCTGGGGGAAGCAGAAGAACAAGCCTGACATGAACTACGAGACAATGGGGAGGGCTCTAAG ATATTACTACCAAAGGGGCATCCTTGCCAAAGTGGAAGGGCAGAGGCTGGTGTACCAGTTTAAAGAGATGCCCAAGGATTTAGTGGTGATTGAAGATGAGGACGAGAAAAGCGAAGTGGCAGAGCCATCCCCTAAGGCCTCCACCTCCGCCAGCACTACCCGGCGAGCCAGCTCCAGGGTCTCATCCAGAGCCGCTCCCCAGGGCAagggcagccctccctgggagaAGCCGAAGGTTCAGCATGTCGGTCTGCAGTCATCTGCAAGTCTGGAATTGGGCCTGTCTCCAGATGAGGAGATTCCCACTACCTCCACCGTGCTGGTCTCTCCACCAGAGGGCCAGGCCAAACTCACCAAAGCTGTGAG tGCCTCTTCAGTGCCCGGCAACATCCACCTAGGAGTGGCCCCTGTGGGGTCAGCCTCGGCCTTGACCCTGCAGACAATCCCCCTGACTACAGTGCTCACCAATGGCCCTCCTGTCAGTACTACTGCTTCAACCCAGCTCGTTCTCCAGAGTGTTCCACCTGCTTCGACCTTCAAGGACACCTTCACTTTGCAGGCCTCTTTCCCCCTGAATGCCAGCTTCCAAGAGAGCCAGGTGGCAGCACCGGGGACTCCACTGATTCTCAGTGGCCTCCCCCAACTTCTGGCTGGGGCCAACCGTTCGACCAATCCAACGGCAGCCTCTGTTGCAGGGGCTGGAGTAGCAGGGCCCAGCTCTCAGCCCCCGGGGACTGTCATTGCTGCCTTCATCAGGACTTCCAGTGCCACATCAGCCCCTGGGGTCAAGGATGGGTCACTGAGACCCAACTCATATGTGCAGGGCATGGTGACTGGGGCCCCCATGGAGGGGCTGCTGGTTCCTGAAGAGACCCTGAGGGAGCTTCTGAGGGATCAGGCTCACCTTCAGCCACTTCCAACCCATGTGGTTTCAAGGGGCTCCCACAATCTGAGTCTTCTGGGAAACCAAACTTTCTCTCCTCCCAGCCGCCCCACTGTTGGGCTGACCCCGGTGGCTGAACTTGAGCTCTCCTCAGGCTCAGGGTCCCTGTTTATGGCTGAGCCTAGTGTGACCACATCTGGGACCCTACTGACTAgatccccaaccccagcccccttcccattCAACCCCACTTCGCTCATTAAAATGGAGCCCCACAACATATAA